The following coding sequences lie in one Rhea pennata isolate bPtePen1 chromosome 10, bPtePen1.pri, whole genome shotgun sequence genomic window:
- the GLCE gene encoding D-glucuronyl C5-epimerase isoform X1: MRYGVNMRCLAARVNYKTLIVICALFTLVTVLLWNKCSTERAGHSARGAFGRGDGLEKRAAASESNPYANEPARQQSEEASPQEQQKAPPVAGGFNGNRALGLKYEEIDCLINDEHTIKGRREGSEIFLPFSWVEKYFEVYGKIAQYDGYDRFEFSHSYSKVYTQRAPYHPDGVFMSFEGYNVEVRDRVKCISGVEGVPLSTQWGPQGYFYPIQIAQYGLSHYSKNLTEKPPHIEVYETAEDKDKTSRSVDWTVPKGCSVATVYDKSKFTSVKQFVAPENTEGVSLQLGNTRDFIISFDLKFITNGSISVVLETTEKNQLFTVHYVSNTQLIAFKDRDVYYGIGPRTSWSTVTRDLVTDLRKGVGLSNTKAVKQTKIMPKKVVRLVAKGKGFIDNVTISATAHMAAFFAASGWLVRNQDEKGGWPIMVTRKLGEGFKSLDPGWYSAMAQGQAISTLVRAYLLTKDHVFLSSALRATAPYKLPSEQHGVKAVFMNKHDWYEEYPTSPSSFVLNGFMYSLIGLYDLKETAGEKLGKEARLLYERGMESLKAMLPLYDTGSGTIYDLRHFMLGTAPNLARWDYHTTHINQLQLLSTIDESPIFKEFVKRWKSYLRGGRAKHN; the protein is encoded by the exons GTATGGTGTGAATATGCGTTGCTTGGCAGCTCGGGTCAACTACAAGACTCTGATCGTCATCTGCGCCCTCTTCACGCTGGTCACGGTGCTGCTGTGGAATAAATGCTCCACGGAGCGAGCGGGGCACTCCGCGCGGGGCGCCTTCGGCCGCGGCGACGGCCTGGAGAAGCGGGCTGCCGCGTCCGAGAGCAACCCCTACGCCAACGAGCCGGCCAGGCAGCAGAGCGAGGAGGCATCGCCGCAGGAGCAGCAGAAGGCTCCGCCGGTGGCAGGAGGCTTCAACGGCAACAGAGCCCTGGGCTTGAAATACGAGGAGATTGACTGTCTGATCAATGATGAACACACGATtaaagggaggagggaaggcagcGAGATCTTCCTGCCGTTCAGCTGGGTAGAGAAATACTTCGAGGTTTACGGGAAAATTGCTCAGTACGACGGTTATGACAGGTTTGAATTCTCTCACAGCTACTCCAAAGTATACACACAGCGAGCACCTTACCACCCAGACGGGGTGTTCATGTCCTTCGAAGGCTACAACGTCGAAGTTCGAGACAGAGTGAAATGCATAAGCGGTGTCGAAG GTGTACCTTTATCCACACAGTGGGGACCTCAAGGCTATTTCTACCCAATCCAGATTGCACAGTATGGGTTAAGTCACTACAGTAAAAACCTGACCGAAAAACCGCCTCACATAGAGGTGTACGAAACAGCTGAAGACAAGGACAAAACCAGCAGGTCCGTGGACTGGACTGTACCAAAAGGCTGTTCTGTTGCAACAGTATATGATAAATCCAAGTTCACTAGTGTTAAACAGTTTGTCGCTCCAG aaaatactgaaggagTATCTCTGCAGCTTGGGAACACCagagattttattatttcttttgatcTCAAATTCATAACAAATGGAAGCATTTCTGTGGTTCTTGAGACAACAGAGAAAAACCAGCTCTTCACAGTACACTACGTCTCAAACACTCAGCTGATAGCTTTTAAGGACAGAGATGTCTACTATGGCATTGGGCCTAGGACTAGTTGGAGTACGGTCACAAGAGACCTGGTGACTGACCTGCGGAAGGGTGTTGGTCTCTCAAACACAAAAGCTGTaaagcagacaaaaataatGCCCAAGAAAGTGGTTAGGCTGGTAGCGAAGGGGAAAGGCTTCATCGACAACGTCACTATCTCGGCCACTGCCCACATGGCAGCCTTTTTTGCTGCAAGCGGTTGGCTGGTGAGGAACCAGGATGAGAAGGGGGGCTGGCCCATCATGGTGACACGGAAACTAGGGGAAGGCTTTAAATCGCTGGACCCGGGCTGGTATTCTGCCATGGCCCAAGGGCAAGCCATCTCCACACTCGTCAGGGCTTACCTGCTGACGAAGGACCACGTATTCCTCAGTTCAGCTTTACGGGCAACAGCACCTTACAAGCTCCCGTCGGAGCAGCACGGGGTGAAGGCAGTGTTCATGAACAAGCACGACTGGTACGAGGAGTACCCCACCTCTCCCAGCTCCTTCGTTCTCAATGGCTTCATGTACTCTTTAATTGGGCTCTACGACTTGAAGGAAACGGCAGGGGAGAAGCTGGGGAAGGAGGCAAGACTTCTCTACGAGCGGGGCATGGAGTCGCTGAAGGCCATGCTCCCCCTCTACGACACCGGCTCAGGAACCATCTACGACCTTCGGCACTTCATGCTCGGCACCGCTCCCAACTTGGCCCGCTGGGACTATCACACCACCCACATAaaccagctccagctgctcAGCACCATAGACGAGTCCCCCATTTTCAAAGAGTTCGTCAAGAGGTGGAAGAGCTACCTGAGAGGCGGCAGGGCAAAGCACAACTAG
- the GLCE gene encoding D-glucuronyl C5-epimerase isoform X2: MRCLAARVNYKTLIVICALFTLVTVLLWNKCSTERAGHSARGAFGRGDGLEKRAAASESNPYANEPARQQSEEASPQEQQKAPPVAGGFNGNRALGLKYEEIDCLINDEHTIKGRREGSEIFLPFSWVEKYFEVYGKIAQYDGYDRFEFSHSYSKVYTQRAPYHPDGVFMSFEGYNVEVRDRVKCISGVEGVPLSTQWGPQGYFYPIQIAQYGLSHYSKNLTEKPPHIEVYETAEDKDKTSRSVDWTVPKGCSVATVYDKSKFTSVKQFVAPENTEGVSLQLGNTRDFIISFDLKFITNGSISVVLETTEKNQLFTVHYVSNTQLIAFKDRDVYYGIGPRTSWSTVTRDLVTDLRKGVGLSNTKAVKQTKIMPKKVVRLVAKGKGFIDNVTISATAHMAAFFAASGWLVRNQDEKGGWPIMVTRKLGEGFKSLDPGWYSAMAQGQAISTLVRAYLLTKDHVFLSSALRATAPYKLPSEQHGVKAVFMNKHDWYEEYPTSPSSFVLNGFMYSLIGLYDLKETAGEKLGKEARLLYERGMESLKAMLPLYDTGSGTIYDLRHFMLGTAPNLARWDYHTTHINQLQLLSTIDESPIFKEFVKRWKSYLRGGRAKHN; the protein is encoded by the exons ATGCGTTGCTTGGCAGCTCGGGTCAACTACAAGACTCTGATCGTCATCTGCGCCCTCTTCACGCTGGTCACGGTGCTGCTGTGGAATAAATGCTCCACGGAGCGAGCGGGGCACTCCGCGCGGGGCGCCTTCGGCCGCGGCGACGGCCTGGAGAAGCGGGCTGCCGCGTCCGAGAGCAACCCCTACGCCAACGAGCCGGCCAGGCAGCAGAGCGAGGAGGCATCGCCGCAGGAGCAGCAGAAGGCTCCGCCGGTGGCAGGAGGCTTCAACGGCAACAGAGCCCTGGGCTTGAAATACGAGGAGATTGACTGTCTGATCAATGATGAACACACGATtaaagggaggagggaaggcagcGAGATCTTCCTGCCGTTCAGCTGGGTAGAGAAATACTTCGAGGTTTACGGGAAAATTGCTCAGTACGACGGTTATGACAGGTTTGAATTCTCTCACAGCTACTCCAAAGTATACACACAGCGAGCACCTTACCACCCAGACGGGGTGTTCATGTCCTTCGAAGGCTACAACGTCGAAGTTCGAGACAGAGTGAAATGCATAAGCGGTGTCGAAG GTGTACCTTTATCCACACAGTGGGGACCTCAAGGCTATTTCTACCCAATCCAGATTGCACAGTATGGGTTAAGTCACTACAGTAAAAACCTGACCGAAAAACCGCCTCACATAGAGGTGTACGAAACAGCTGAAGACAAGGACAAAACCAGCAGGTCCGTGGACTGGACTGTACCAAAAGGCTGTTCTGTTGCAACAGTATATGATAAATCCAAGTTCACTAGTGTTAAACAGTTTGTCGCTCCAG aaaatactgaaggagTATCTCTGCAGCTTGGGAACACCagagattttattatttcttttgatcTCAAATTCATAACAAATGGAAGCATTTCTGTGGTTCTTGAGACAACAGAGAAAAACCAGCTCTTCACAGTACACTACGTCTCAAACACTCAGCTGATAGCTTTTAAGGACAGAGATGTCTACTATGGCATTGGGCCTAGGACTAGTTGGAGTACGGTCACAAGAGACCTGGTGACTGACCTGCGGAAGGGTGTTGGTCTCTCAAACACAAAAGCTGTaaagcagacaaaaataatGCCCAAGAAAGTGGTTAGGCTGGTAGCGAAGGGGAAAGGCTTCATCGACAACGTCACTATCTCGGCCACTGCCCACATGGCAGCCTTTTTTGCTGCAAGCGGTTGGCTGGTGAGGAACCAGGATGAGAAGGGGGGCTGGCCCATCATGGTGACACGGAAACTAGGGGAAGGCTTTAAATCGCTGGACCCGGGCTGGTATTCTGCCATGGCCCAAGGGCAAGCCATCTCCACACTCGTCAGGGCTTACCTGCTGACGAAGGACCACGTATTCCTCAGTTCAGCTTTACGGGCAACAGCACCTTACAAGCTCCCGTCGGAGCAGCACGGGGTGAAGGCAGTGTTCATGAACAAGCACGACTGGTACGAGGAGTACCCCACCTCTCCCAGCTCCTTCGTTCTCAATGGCTTCATGTACTCTTTAATTGGGCTCTACGACTTGAAGGAAACGGCAGGGGAGAAGCTGGGGAAGGAGGCAAGACTTCTCTACGAGCGGGGCATGGAGTCGCTGAAGGCCATGCTCCCCCTCTACGACACCGGCTCAGGAACCATCTACGACCTTCGGCACTTCATGCTCGGCACCGCTCCCAACTTGGCCCGCTGGGACTATCACACCACCCACATAaaccagctccagctgctcAGCACCATAGACGAGTCCCCCATTTTCAAAGAGTTCGTCAAGAGGTGGAAGAGCTACCTGAGAGGCGGCAGGGCAAAGCACAACTAG